The following nucleotide sequence is from Mycobacterium sp. Z3061.
CTGGCGCGGGCGGCGGGGCACATCGTCGCGGTGCGCCAGGGTGCGGTGCTGGCGACGGCGTTCCATCCGGAGGTGACCGGCGACCGGCGGGTGCATCAGATGTTCGTGGACATGGTGACCGGCCCCTAGATCGCCGGCTTGTCGGCTACCGGCAGCGCGAGCAGTTCGCGCAGATGCGCAGTGGTGGTCGCCGGGTCTTCCAGCGTCCAGAAGTGACCCGCGTCGACGAAACGAATCAGGACTTCGGCCGCGTTGGGGATGTGGTCGCGGGCGTCGAGGTAATACTCGCGGGGCTGGACGGTGCCTTCGTGGCTCTGGATCACCATCACCGGGCACGTCCAGCGATCGAGGAGGCGCGTTCGCCTTGCGATCCACTCCGTCCGGAAGGTTGCGGTGTTGAAGTAACGGGGGACCGCCTTGTCGATGTCCGGGTAGCTGAACTCCTGGATCACCCGCCGCATTTCGTCGTCGGGCAGGTCGATGTGTCCGATCCACGTGTAGACCAGCACAACGAAGCGGGTCCGGTCGGCCATCAACCCCGTGAACGGCGAATCCCGAAACATCGCGGCCTGCGGGGCCAATGCCGGGTGGAAGTGGTAGAGGTGCTGCTCGCCGCGGCCGTACCGCAACACGCGGTCGGAATGGTTGGCGGCGACGAAGTCACCCTGCACGCTGCCGCGGTCGTGGGTGACCAGGTTGAACCGGTCGACACCGATGCGGTCCAAGGCGGCCACCAGCTGCTCGGCCGCCGCCTCGTGCCGGTAGTCGCCCTCCGCGGTGCTCGATTGCCCGTAGCCCTTGAGATCGAAGGCGACGCAACGGTAGCGACCG
It contains:
- a CDS encoding alpha/beta hydrolase encodes the protein MNPQFSEQGMAMTTALATKPQYSDLPERIVPALASYRADAARVEEKIARFRDVPPRDPDTDGAIEQLDGVTFTHRFTEIEGADGEAVRFHYVEAGPSTGEPVVFLHGLPDSWYQWHHQMAALAGRYRCVAFDLKGYGQSSTAEGDYRHEAAAEQLVAALDRIGVDRFNLVTHDRGSVQGDFVAANHSDRVLRYGRGEQHLYHFHPALAPQAAMFRDSPFTGLMADRTRFVVLVYTWIGHIDLPDDEMRRVIQEFSYPDIDKAVPRYFNTATFRTEWIARRTRLLDRWTCPVMVIQSHEGTVQPREYYLDARDHIPNAAEVLIRFVDAGHFWTLEDPATTTAHLRELLALPVADKPAI